Proteins from one Methanobacteriaceae archaeon genomic window:
- a CDS encoding heavy metal-binding domain-containing protein, with amino-acid sequence MVSVDEYIIVSSNYIPGYEITETKGFVYGLTVRSRGVGGQIGAGIRSMFGGEIKEYVSMMEETRDEALMRAIDHAKAMGANAIISARYDSNDISDIMQEILVYGTAVVAQKVE; translated from the coding sequence ATGGTTTCAGTGGATGAATATATAATTGTAAGCTCTAACTACATACCCGGATATGAAATTACAGAGACTAAAGGATTCGTATACGGCCTCACAGTCCGTAGTAGAGGAGTGGGTGGGCAGATAGGTGCAGGGATACGTTCCATGTTTGGGGGAGAAATCAAAGAGTATGTGAGCATGATGGAAGAAACCAGGGACGAAGCCCTGATGAGGGCCATTGACCATGCCAAAGCAATGGGTGCCAACGCCATAATCAGTGCCAGGTATGATTCCAATGATATTTCTGATATTATGCAGGAGATATTGGTTTATGGAACCGCTGTAGTAGCTCAAAAGGTTGAATGA
- a CDS encoding transcriptional regulator yields MPSNRDHIINEINELLLKHGFDTSNIYDRSCFDLVARRELILLLMKVLVNVDAFSPAHAQEIKRVAHTFLASPLLIGLKSKNEILEEDVVYERHGIPVIAPTTLRNIVVEGIFPEIFAGRGGYYVQIDGQIVKEVREEQNLSLKDLADQAHISRETLYKYETGRARAQPETAFLLESILNMKITLSVNLFQTPQKPKTPETGEGEPRELVDLGFGVINTNRTPFDALAKPEIGDLDVHSKIHNSKIQDKKEPLITDLEKNRNQKVLQRMATNLNDLSAVIGTEAVFILEKKKKVKCIDGVPVVHSWEIGEMKSPAEFFKMLAERRECN; encoded by the coding sequence TCCAACAGAGATCATATAATTAACGAGATCAATGAGCTTTTATTAAAGCATGGTTTTGACACTTCTAATATATATGATCGGAGTTGTTTTGATCTGGTGGCCCGCAGGGAACTAATATTACTTTTAATGAAAGTGCTGGTTAATGTAGATGCTTTCAGTCCAGCTCATGCTCAGGAAATTAAAAGAGTAGCTCACACTTTCCTGGCATCACCACTACTAATTGGACTTAAATCTAAAAATGAAATTCTAGAAGAAGATGTGGTATATGAACGTCATGGAATACCAGTTATAGCTCCCACCACTCTACGTAATATTGTGGTGGAGGGAATATTTCCGGAAATATTCGCGGGTAGGGGTGGTTACTACGTTCAAATCGATGGACAGATAGTTAAGGAAGTACGCGAAGAGCAGAATCTTTCCCTGAAGGATCTGGCTGATCAGGCCCACATTTCCAGGGAAACCCTGTACAAATATGAGACTGGTCGGGCTAGGGCACAACCTGAAACTGCATTTTTACTGGAAAGCATTCTGAACATGAAGATCACCCTTTCTGTTAATCTATTCCAAACACCTCAAAAACCAAAAACCCCTGAAACAGGGGAAGGTGAGCCCCGGGAACTGGTTGATCTTGGTTTTGGTGTGATTAACACTAACCGAACACCCTTCGATGCCCTGGCTAAACCCGAAATAGGTGATTTGGATGTTCATTCAAAGATTCATAATTCGAAGATTCAGGATAAAAAAGAGCCCTTAATCACAGATCTTGAGAAAAACAGGAATCAAAAAGTTCTGCAGAGGATGGCAACTAACTTGAATGATCTTTCAGCAGTTATTGGCACTGAAGCGGTTTTCATTCTGGAGAAAAAGAAGAAAGTGAAGTGTATTGATGGTGTTCCTGTAGTTCACAGCTGGGAAATTGGGGAAATGAAAAGTCCTGCCGAATTTTTTAAGATGCTGGCTGAAAGAAGGGAATGTAATTAA